TGTATTGGGAAGTGTCTTACTAATTCCATGAGTAATGCAAAGggatttaatgcatgcattagcattttAAAGACACAAATACCCCTCAAAAGCACTTTTACATCTTTTTCACCATATGtgtggaggatatttttgtaaataattatttttgtacaatacatgctatttttaatacaccaaatcaaacaatgcGTAAGAAATAATCTATGTACAACTAATgtaagcataactaatacaagcattactaatgcaagTATTGCTAATACATTCTATTTggcattatttttatacactctaccaaacgaccagTATAAAATCAAATGCTTTACATGATTGCTTAGTAGAGTCGTAAACCTGGAATTCCTCTCAAATTATGATCACAATCAATTTTACTTAGCTTGCTTTCAAGTCTTAAAATTTAAGTAGCTATAAATAACAACCACAAACTCTTCTTGATTACTTAAACACTTGTTTAATTGCAAtattcactacaagaaaaatgtgaattacatggggattttcgTGAAAATTTGtaggaaacttattttcttgcaattttttATACTAATCCCCAAaaaaatccccatgtaattcagATTTTTCTTATAGTGATTAGATATAACTAGATTCTTGCTAAATCACAAGTTCCTGTGGGTTCGACATTTGACTTTTTGAATCACCACTTTATTACTTATATGATCATATAAACTTGCACGTACATTTGGAGCGAACATCAGCCATAtgtgatttaaaaaaaaggattaaaaaaGAGTAATTAAGACGCTTGTATTAAAACATAGGGAGTAcaaatttcaccaagtctttTGCTCAATTATTATGAAGATGTGGTACAATTTCCGTACATCTCTCAAAGATGcattttgcatattttttcttgataagaTATCTGGCTCATGAACAAGCTGTAATAATTATTCAACCGACCATACAATTGTCAAGATAGGAATTTttgaatatgaataaaaatgattttaattattattatcgaAATGATGAGTCATATCTCCCATTACACATCTCCACTCAATTATAGGGGTCGCTTGGTGTGAGGGATATGAATAAATAGTCatggaataaaaaaatagtcctatgataatattttgttttcttgtttggttgttatgtttgggataacttattccaccaTTTATAACATAGTGATGTGATAAGTTATCACATATACATGGtgagataagttatctcaggataattaatcccgggataacctgttcccaaccaaatgaccccttaaaTGATAATTAAGTCTGATGCTTAATTATTCacattttaattaaagattaagATACCATTAGTCAGCTATTTCTTATCAACTTTGTACGGCCAGCTGATCATAGCATACCTATATATTCTttgctaaaaaatattttttaatgttgtaTATAAGAAATGAACAAATGCTTGGTGAAATGAGCATTTTTAGTTTATACCTTATACTATAGGCCATAAATAAGAATTATCAATTTGATTTCCTACGGCAAGATGATTAGATGAAGAAAAGACCAAGCTGTTTAATTAGGAACAAGTTTAATTGGCTTAATAATCATAAcactttattattatataagatAAAAGTGCTTGATAAGTTTTCAAGGATCTGAAAAGGCATCTTTTCATCAAGTATTccttttttcatcttttaataattgatcacttaatttttattttattcttattattagaTATAGTCATTTtcaatgtattttttaaaatattaagtttattataataaaaaatttatataataaaattattatttgatttattattccttaaaaatatgtcaagtcaatattgaacaagtaaaaataaccCGTCATCTCTATCAACATCTATTTGCTTTGGTACCGCTAATTATATAGCTTatggtatatatttttattccattAAAAATCCTTACGTGCAAGAATGAgacattaaaatttaaaagcaaTAGATTCCAAAAGTCAACACAAGCAAAATGAGGCAACATGTCTaatggaaaattttaaattttaaaaattatatcgaGAATAATTGGAAAGGTGAAAACAAtatcatatataatttgattatcATGCATGAATCCAAAATCTTTATAAATAGGGTTTTTGCATGTTTTTATTTGAGTTACTACTTCaagtcaatttttgaaatttaatttgtacaatatttaatatgaaataaattaaagtaaacaAATAGTCCGGTTGTAGTAATCTAAACTTAATTTGAGCCAAAGATTTTAAGATGTTAAGGAGCTAAAAATGTCCTTGAATCAttaaaaatagaacaaaagtAATATTCATTTGAGAATCGATAAATTAAGAGAATAAAAATTTGATTCAATTATGTTCATATCCTATTCAATGATCCTGCATATTATATGTTTGATTAGATTTTTACTTAGAAAGTTAGAATATGCAATAAGCATATTTCTACTACCATTACCCTGTTGAAAATAtaatggaaaaattacagaaatctcaccttttagtttacttatcaccattatcccctataagttttacaaatctccaaaattcctCACTTTCGTgtatcagattagtgtatctcgcgcatcagattagtgtatcatgtataaactgtacatcagattagtgtatcatgtataaaatgtaatgtatcttacttaacgattaatgtatctggcgcatcagattaatgtatcagcgcttatattattgtatccgtttgaggaatttctgtaattataaacttttaagggatagattgtaattttgtcttaaaagtatgtgatttctgtaatttgcccaaaTATAATTATATGCTCACCGCTAtccatataaaaaagaatttccttattttatttctaattgaGACATTATATTGCTTATCCGTTTTTTCTTATagatatttattaagtttttgcTCCATTATTATGAAAATGATGATGCATTGACCGTAACAATTTCCGTACATTTCTCTAAAAGATAAGAAAATGAAGTGTTCTTAGTATGATATGACGCATGAATTAAGACATTTGTCATCATagtgtatttaaaaaattgaatatagcCAAACAAGTTTTTAATTAAATACGAATAAATGTATAGGAATTCTAATTAGGTATCCATTACTATCAAAAAGTCCTCTCTTTTagtataaattaattcaatgaGTGATCTCCCATTATCCAACCACAAAATTAAGCTCCATGAATATCACATTTTAGTTCAAATGATGGGATAAAAGTATTGTTTAGCAGCTACTACTTATCAACTTTGTAGGGTCAACTTGTTCATAGCCTACTCATTCTTAGCAAAATATTGTTCtctctatttcatattaactcCGTGAGGCAATACACATGTATTAAGAAAATCATTTAGAGACATAATTTAAACATAATTTTCACTATTATCCTTGtgaaatgataaatattaaGAATCATGTAAGGACAACATATAAAtaggaatggagggagtaaaaaaagaaataaaattctaTATACGAGAAATGAATAAATGCCTGTAGAAATGATTATTTTAAGTTGAAAAGAGGAATTATGTCTAGTTGCTTCCATATGCCATACACTAAATgtcatataattaaaattttaatgtaaattttataaaatgagaaggataattttcttgcttttgtcatgaaaatatttgaaattcaaaattttccacTTAACCTACCAATTAAAAGTCTCTAATTCTAgctactttcttttttattccatgctattgttttttttagcaTGGAAATCATAAACACCACAATACTTAACATGATTCGGATCGATATGTGATGGAGGATAGTCAAAACTTTATTATCAAAGGagaaaaaaagttacaaaaataGTGGAATCTCTCTTTAGGAACCAATTATAGTTATGGAAATaactctaaaacaaaaataacccTTTCTATTCATGATGGGACTGTGACATGGTACTATATGATTTTGGTGACATACCTAgaccaaataataataataggataataatttgggaaaaaagaaagaaagaagaagatttGATGGATGAATTCGGAAtatgaaatagtaaataatttcCACAACTAATCTTTATCCTAATTTTGTGTAGAACTAACCTTTTTCAATCTGCGAAGAAAttagtgtaaacaacttaattaacattaaaaaaaagattttaatttctCACTAACCTCGATTAGAACTATGTTATATTGCAGCATCCACTGATTAACGGGCTATTGTGTTATACGTACTGtcgatttgattaattttccaCCACAAGATGAAGAAAAGATTTAAGTTCTTTCGAAATTAAACTTAATTGGTTGGTTGGTCGTGTGGGTGtgttaaattcatttatttttgaagttttagaacacacaaaaaaataaaaaatttctgaGCAGCAGCAGAAACAATTTGTTTTGCCTTTATTTCTCCTCAGTATTACTGAAAAATAcgagttaatatttttttgtcttacATAATAATATCTTTAGAtaaatttctttgtttattttttttaatagtaacaCATGTCAtgatactttttcttttttcgtaATTAACATTCAAAggcattttaaataaatattgaccAAACATAATTAGTTTTCTCCAAAATTACTTTttcttaataattattttaataaaagtgcttctttaaattaaataataaagagTTTTTGATAGCTTGGCCGAACCAACTTTATTAGAATCATGACActtagtatatataatatataattagaCAAGTTCAATTCTTGATAAGCTTTCAACAATTTGAAAAGgcattttataattatattcattcctcataatatttattcatatttaggCGATGCCGCTGTGGAGTTAAGCGTTATTaagaaatattatattattcagaAAGATAAAAGCTAACCTAATATTGTATATCCTATGCTAAATTTTGTATAAGATTAGCTCTCTTTCAAATGCCTATGTAACAATGCACTATGTTGtgataatttaatattatttctcttaaagATAAGACACGTTCAAATGAACTTTTCTTGATAAGTCATTTGACTATGAAATATCATTAATTAGTCAGCTACAACTTATCAACTTTGTTTGGCCAAGCTGGTCATGGCCTACCTCATTCTTTActcaaaactattttttcttgattgaaTTAAACgagaaatgaataaataattcttGTCCAATCAATTAAAAGAGGAATATAATGATAGTTGTTTAGTAAGAACTACTTTCATGAAGGGCATCTCCAATCCAAACATcaaattttacatcaaatttggtgtcaacacTATTTTAATGTAAATCAACTCTAACCCATTACATcaaattttacacaaaaaataatacttttctctctcttcattattatattattatttcttatttcataaaacaatttctttctaaaacattcaccatatataattcatattattttcttttatagtcgtttaatataaaattattttatatcataattttttaaataatataaattgctagtaaatattatacataataatggataatacaaataaaagtgaaatcattaatgaaatacaattaaataaacattGCATAATtgaaaacaattattttaaattctacataaatattcaactttcaagatcaCTGTGGtgctcccataaatgctctattaatgcattacgtagttcaaaatgagcttctttgtcctttatttttttatgtcgagaaagaaattgttgaaatcgataattttcatctattgccatTTCTACAGTCGGAGTTGGACCTTTCGATGCATCTTGAATTGATGCATTAAGATCACGCtcatcctcaattatcatgttgtgcattataatacatgatttatttttttttggtttcccacccggtgtctggagcccacattggagctccgacaAAATCTAGATCGCGCTCTGCAGGGCCCACTCGGGGGTGACGCTCCCATGTAGCACTTCTTTTCTCCAAAAACGTGATGGCCCTGCGATAATTGCAAAACGAGATTGCTAAACTCCAAATGCTAACTTTTATAtctataatattataaaaatattacataaaaaaataattaaatatgcaagagatttaattaaaacatacaatttatataatgtttaattaaaagttttgtaTGATGAATTAATATTAAGATATTCAATAAAGTGAATTGGTGTGATGAATAGTGTTACATCAAATTTGGTGCAACACTATTCACACACCAAAAttgtgtaaaatttggtgttgggttggagatggtctaagGTCCAAATTTATGTGATGATATTAATTGAACATCAagttaaaaaaagggaaaaaggacatatatacccccgaactatcgtaaatggtatgcaaataccctccatcatacttttgggacattggtgcccctgtcgtccaaaaactagagcatatatgcccttcactctaacggaagactaaataggacACGTGACACAATCTTATCTGTCTATAAATGTCggatcggtggataagattatgacacgtgtatgtccgttagtataaagggtatatatgctctagtttttggacggcaggggaaccgatgtcccaaaagtatgacggagggtatttgcataccattttTGATAGTTCAggaatatatttgtcctttttcccaaataaaataagatttttaaaaattatgatttaaaataagtcatgatatttgtgtgactatcAATTATCTCGTTAagcataaaataaatattttaaaattcaatcgTGACTACTAAACATTTATTCTCCAAATAATTTTCCAAGATCTATTGATCTAATACTATACATAGTTTAATAGGGGTagtataataaaatatctatattaataattatttttttaatgaatatgtcaaatcaaatagtaaaaatttaaaatgaatggAGAGTAATATTGAAAAGAATACAATCATTATTAATATCGGAAAAGAGTCATTTTTTTAATCGACCAACAGGAAAAAAGTTGCGGTATAAATTAAAACGGAAGGAGTATCATTTGATTTCTAAGACACAAGAAAAACATCACAAGACTTGTATATGATTGGATGAATTTCTTGATAAGctttcaaatatttgaaaagaCATCTTTTCTTATTTGTCAACATATTAAATTTATGCCGTGGCAAATAGGAATCATaaagaaatattatattattgtttgattCTCAGAATATGAACAAGTAATCTAATGTCAAATCTATTTGTTTTCCAAAGTCTTTGGTTCCTTCTTATTAGGCATGACAACATCCTTACTTGTTGGAATGAGTcaacattaaaattaaaattgtaagCAAATGGTTTTAAAAAGTCAACACACATTCAAAATAATGCAAGATGTCTAACTGATCTTTGGGTTAAGTTACCAGCTCAAAAAACTAGACTTCCCAATTTAGTCCTTCAAATTATTCTCTTCGTCTCAAATTATGTATCGTGATTTGTAAAACTAATTATCTTAGCTTGtttattaagtattttaaaagttcaagataaaattaattatatcttcccattttatctttaattgtAATTGTTCTGGAAGACTATATACCTTAACTATAGGgtaataacataaataaagtaaataataaaaaaagaaatattatatatatcttaagatataaataaaaataaaatagtcaaaccattcttaattaatatttttggggagtgtaataaaataaatacgACAGATAATTTGAGAGGGTGGGGAGTATATTTTCCAAGGTTTAACTTAACACTCTAAAACATCCTTAGGCTTCTTGGAAATTAAGATTCATTATAAACTATAAGCTGAGGTGTTAAAAGCTGAAGTCTTAcctttattaaataattaaagtgtgCTTATGTTAATTAATCCTACAAGAGTACAGCTCAGACGCCCCTTAAAGTGAATCTTAGGGTAATCTAAAATAATACATCACAATTTAAAAAGTGAATTGTTGAACCTGAATCAGTTTTTTCTAATCCTTGTCAGCCACAATTATTATTCAGAATATTCATTaatctcatttttcaactcCTTCCAATAGTCtaacaattattttatataaaggaTTCTCTTCCTTAAAATAAGCatcacaaataaattaaaaaaaagtagttgACAATATGGGAATCTGCATATCCTCTGCATCTTTTGAGATTCAACCTGTTGATTTTGGGAATGAAAATGTTGTTCTCTATGAAGACTGCAACATTAATAGGTACAAACAAGTAATTGGTTCTGTTTTTTCTGAACAAGGAAATAAAGGAATCAATCAAGATTCTGCTATTCTCTATCAGGTTTGTCATTTTGCAACATGTTTACTTAGTTTTTCATTGACATAATGCGTAAACATGATCCTTAACTTGGTTTTAGCGGACAACtgtgccctccaactttgagtgtgtacaaatagacacttaaacttgtataaaattgaacaagtagacacatgtgtcctacGTGACATAATGCATGGGGTATCAGtagttaaaggtcatagttgtcaGTTGATGCCAAGTTaagagtcatgtttatgtattatacctTTTTCATTACATGGGGTATCTTAAAATGGAAACTTTCCTTATTATGGCAGGGGTATGGTGTAGAAAATGGAGTTTTTGGTGGAGTTTTTGATGGACATGGAGAGAATGGACAAATAGTCAGCAAGTTTGTTAGGAATAAGTTGCCATCTTTGCTGCTGAAACTTACATTTTCTCTGCCAAAAGTCTTTTCTGTGAAACAAAATGTGATGAGAAGGAATTTTAACAAGTGGAAAAAAGTTTGTTGGAGTTCCTTTATGGTGCTGGATAGAGATATTCAAAGTCTTGAGAATTTGGACTCTTCTTTCAGTGGAACAACTGCTGTCGTTGCTATAAGACAGGTAACGAGAAAAATCTTTCTTTCACCTGATTATCGCGAATATTGCTTAAAGTTTTGGAGAATCTAATATAGAAAATGTTATAGGATGATGATCTAGTTATCGCGAATCTTGGAGATTCTCGAGCTGTActaggaagaaagaaagaggaggGAGTAATTGAGGCTGTTCAGTTAACTACTGATTTGAAGCCTAGTCTGACTTGTAAGACTCTTCTTTTCATAATATTGACATGACACACATGGcataattcaatttcaaattgtTCTTACTAATGGTCTATCGGAAACAGCCTGTCTATCTCATCTgtgaggtagaggtaaggtctgTATACATTAAACTCCACTATGTGGAActacactggatatgttgttgtttacTATTGACTAAATGATCATAAACTGTTTGGTGCATACAGCTGAAGCAGAAAGAATAAGGAGGTGTGGTGGCAGAGTTTTTGCACCGCAAGAACAGCCACATATCCAGAGAGTGTATTTACCCAAGGATGATGTTCCTGGTTTGGCCATGACAAGATCTTTTGGGGATTTCATGCTAAAATATCTTGGCATAATCTCCGAGCCTGATGTCTCTTATCACCACATTACTCCGAATGATCAGTTTGTTGTTCTAGCAACTGATGGGGTAAGCCTATTTTAACTATGTACAAGTACTTGGTATATTTTGTTCTGTTTCTCATATTTCCTCTGTTTGTATAACACTTGACATGTCTATTTTCATTGTAAAAATAGGTGTGGGATGTGCTGAGCAATGATCAAGTCGTCTCCATAGTGTGTGCAACAAATAATGCAGCAACAGCCGCAGAGGCAGTAGTACAGGCTTCTTTAGATGCATGGAAACAGAGGTTTCCAAACAGCAAGAGAGATGACAGCACTGTCATTTGCCTGTACTTGCAACAAGGTGCATCTCTGCAGAATGGTACTTGAAGCCAAAGCTTTTAGGTGCTGATGTTGCTATTTATATTAGTATATGGATGTTCACCTTTTGTTACATTATTGAGTTTTGAGTAGAATTTTTGAAGACAAATGTATGAAGACTACAAACTCATGAGACGAAatccaagtttttttttatatataaataaaacatacCACTACACAAACATTTTGTGTAAATATAATGCATTTTGTACACTCATTTGTTCACCATATCATTATTTGTTATCAAGAAAATCCAGAAACCTTGGGCACCAGGAAATACTTCAAAAATATGGCCAAGAATTTGCTAGTTTCATCAAAACCAGGGGCCGAGCTACCCTCGGAGACACCCGTTTGTTGAAAAATTACCTTGTATATATAGGTCGAAATTTGGTTTAATGAATATGTATTTAAGTGTTGACACCTCTAGGTACAAGTTGAAGGTTTAGTGTAGTGGTTAACGGATTGCAAATTTTGCTCTTTTGAATTAGTTGAACAAAATAACAAGGAAGAGAATGGATGCAAAATTAAATAGATACAGAAATCTCGAGTAACGAGTGAGATTCTCCACACAAACGAACGAACCTATCAAGTTTGAGCTGACCCTAATCTAAGCTGATCGTCAATTGCAACTAACATCAACTTTTTATTCAGACCACCTCATTCCAGCATATCATATGTTGAAACTAGGAGGTACTAGAGACGAAAAAAGTAGATAAATATATAAAGTTGTAAATAATAAATGAGATAAAACTAATTTGactatattaaataatattaaggAAATTAATGTAGCATGTGTTGGCCTGAATCCAATGATATATTTCTTCGGACAAGCTTGAAGATTGCTCAAAGCTAATGAACAAGTAACAAAATTGTTAGAGAGAAATTGAAGCCTTCTTAACTCATGTAtgataattgattaattaattgacATTTCAGGATGAGAAGAGTAACATTTTCATAACGCCTAGTGTTGGTCACTGACTTTTCCTCCTTCATAATTGGTTCTTTGTGAGGCGATTCAGGATGTGTAATACACTGTACACATTACAGGATCGCCTCACAATGAACCAATTATGTGTAGTACAGTGTATTACACATtacacatacaaaaaaaaattgatcttattGGAAATAGAGCTCTTATTTCGTGCATTATTTGTTACTTCTATTGTTTCTGTCAAGGTGGTGCCATTGGAGGACATTAAACAGGTAGTCTCACGATCAGACGGTGCTTAATGCTTCGACATTGTTATTGTATACTTCCGATGGTCAGAATAGGCAGCAGGGGAAGGAGAGGCTAGCAAAAAGTTCGAGCTTTCGAAATCTCTCTTCCAAACTTTTGAAGGATGTCTCATTGTTTGAAACTAACTTATACAATACGGACAAACTTAATAGTTAACTTCAAGAGGACATAACATGTCCTTGTATATCTACCATAAAACTTTCCGTAGACACAATGTTGATTTGACTtgaaaagctttttttttttttgtgaatttgttTGTTTCgaatgatttaattaattatttcttaaccTTATAGTCATCATAGTTATCTGGTATTTCATTTTCAGAATACATAATTCCTTTAAAATATGGTGAGAGGGAAGGAACCTAGAACCTCATTTCCTTTGGAATGACATGTTTGGTTTTAATCCCTCTAAAATTAgagtaattataattatatctaTCTTTAATTTGACATTCTGCGGGTGATTACTAAATGCCTAAATGGTCTTTTGATTGTgttaaaataattgattttggTCATTTATGTGTATCAATacaccaaaataacaaaaattaaaaaataaaaaataaaaaatggaaaacatgGATGTAATAATGATATGAAAACTTGGCTAACATGAATTGTGGTGTAGTAGTGGGATTGCTGCTCTTAAAAGTTTCAGGTTTGAgtcctgggtatggagaaaatcttgttaGGAGCGACACCCCCAAATAGACAATGCAGTGTGCGATCCAGacatttagtcggagctccaataTGGGCTCTGTACACCGAgtggaaaccaaaaaaaaaaacatgagtccggatttagtcggagctccaataCAGACTCAGGACACCgggtggaaaaccaaaaaaagacATGGATTTagatttagtcggagctccaataCAGGCTCCGTAGTGGAAAACccattttttttacatggatCCGGATTTAGTCAGACCTCCAACACAGACTCGGGACACCGGGTCGGAAACAAAAAGATGGCATGGATTCGAATTTAACTGAACCTCCAATACGGGCTTTGAACACCAGATGGAAACCCAAAAAAATGACATGAAAAA
This genomic stretch from Solanum stenotomum isolate F172 chromosome 10, ASM1918654v1, whole genome shotgun sequence harbors:
- the LOC125841172 gene encoding probable protein phosphatase 2C 72, with translation MGICISSASFEIQPVDFGNENVVLYEDCNINRYKQVIGSVFSEQGNKGINQDSAILYQGYGVENGVFGGVFDGHGENGQIVSKFVRNKLPSLLLKLTFSLPKVFSVKQNVMRRNFNKWKKVCWSSFMVLDRDIQSLENLDSSFSGTTAVVAIRQDDDLVIANLGDSRAVLGRKKEEGVIEAVQLTTDLKPSLTSEAERIRRCGGRVFAPQEQPHIQRVYLPKDDVPGLAMTRSFGDFMLKYLGIISEPDVSYHHITPNDQFVVLATDGVWDVLSNDQVVSIVCATNNAATAAEAVVQASLDAWKQRFPNSKRDDSTVICLYLQQGASLQNGT